A genomic window from Promicromonospora sukumoe includes:
- the ilvD gene encoding dihydroxy-acid dehydratase, translated as MSRPLRSRTSTHGRNMAGARALWRATGMGSEDFGKPIIAIANSYTQFVPGHVHLKDMGDLVASAIKEAGGVAKEFNTIAVDDGIAMGHAGMLYSLPSRDLIADSVEYMVQAHTADALVCISNCDKITPGMLNAALRLNIPVIFVSGGPMEAGKAVVANGVAKTPLNLINAINYSADENVDDAALGLVEENACPTCGSCSGMFTANSMNCLTEALGLSLPGNGSTLATHAARKELFLEAGRTIVDLARRYYEDEDDTAAPRGIATKAAFANAMALDVAMGGSTNTVLHVLAAAQEGEVDFTLADIEDISRRVPCLSKVAPNHPDYHMEDVHRAGGIPALLGELDRGGLLDHDVTSVHTPTLRAWLDDWDVRGGKATDRALGLFHAAPGGVRTTKAFSTNNQWETLDTDGAGGCIRDVEHAYTVEGGLAVLRGNLAEDGAVFKTAGVDPDVFHFVGKALVCESQDEAVEKILTKQVEPGHVVVVRYEGPAGGPGMQEMLYPTSYIKGRGLGKVVALITDGRFSGGSSGISVGHVSPEAAAGGTIGLVEDGDEIEIDVDTRAIKINVPDEVLAERRAKMESSERPWQPVARDRYVSPALQAYAALATSADRGAVRDVARLRRG; from the coding sequence ATGAGTCGTCCCCTGCGCTCCCGGACGTCCACCCACGGCCGCAACATGGCCGGAGCCCGCGCGCTCTGGCGCGCCACCGGCATGGGTTCCGAGGACTTCGGGAAGCCGATCATCGCGATCGCGAACTCGTACACGCAGTTCGTACCGGGGCACGTACACCTCAAGGACATGGGCGACCTCGTGGCGTCCGCCATCAAGGAGGCCGGCGGCGTCGCCAAGGAGTTCAACACCATCGCGGTCGACGACGGCATCGCGATGGGCCACGCCGGCATGCTCTACTCCCTGCCGAGCCGCGACCTGATCGCGGACTCCGTGGAGTACATGGTGCAGGCGCACACCGCGGACGCGCTGGTCTGCATCTCGAACTGCGACAAGATCACGCCCGGCATGCTCAATGCCGCCCTGCGGCTGAACATCCCGGTGATCTTCGTGTCGGGCGGCCCCATGGAGGCCGGCAAGGCGGTCGTGGCGAACGGCGTCGCGAAGACGCCGCTGAACCTGATCAACGCGATCAACTACTCGGCGGACGAGAACGTGGACGACGCCGCGCTCGGCCTGGTCGAGGAGAACGCGTGCCCCACCTGCGGCTCGTGCTCCGGCATGTTCACCGCGAACTCGATGAACTGCCTCACCGAGGCCCTGGGCCTGTCGCTGCCCGGCAACGGCTCGACGCTGGCGACGCACGCCGCCCGCAAGGAGCTGTTCCTGGAGGCCGGCCGCACCATCGTGGACCTGGCCCGCCGGTACTACGAGGACGAGGACGACACGGCCGCGCCCCGCGGGATCGCCACCAAGGCGGCGTTCGCGAACGCGATGGCGCTCGACGTCGCCATGGGCGGCTCGACGAACACCGTGCTGCACGTCCTGGCCGCCGCCCAGGAGGGGGAGGTCGACTTCACGCTGGCCGACATCGAGGACATCAGCCGCCGGGTGCCGTGCCTGTCCAAGGTGGCGCCCAACCACCCGGACTACCACATGGAGGACGTGCACCGGGCGGGCGGCATCCCCGCGCTGCTCGGCGAGCTCGACCGCGGCGGGCTGCTGGACCACGACGTCACCTCGGTGCACACGCCCACGCTGCGCGCGTGGCTCGACGACTGGGACGTCCGCGGCGGCAAGGCCACCGACCGGGCGCTCGGCCTGTTCCACGCCGCGCCGGGCGGCGTGCGCACCACCAAGGCGTTCTCCACGAACAACCAGTGGGAGACGCTGGACACCGACGGCGCGGGCGGCTGCATCCGCGACGTCGAGCACGCGTACACCGTCGAGGGCGGCCTGGCCGTGCTGCGCGGCAACCTCGCCGAGGACGGCGCCGTGTTCAAGACGGCGGGCGTCGACCCCGACGTCTTCCACTTCGTGGGCAAGGCGCTCGTCTGCGAGTCGCAGGACGAGGCCGTCGAGAAGATCCTGACCAAGCAGGTCGAGCCGGGCCACGTCGTCGTCGTGCGCTACGAGGGTCCCGCCGGCGGGCCGGGCATGCAGGAGATGCTCTACCCGACGTCGTACATCAAGGGCCGCGGCCTGGGGAAGGTCGTCGCGCTGATCACCGACGGCCGGTTCTCCGGCGGGTCCAGCGGCATCTCCGTGGGGCACGTCTCCCCGGAGGCGGCGGCGGGCGGCACCATCGGCCTGGTCGAGGACGGCGACGAGATCGAGATCGACGTGGACACCCGCGCGATCAAGATCAACGTGCCCGACGAGGTGCTCGCCGAGCGGCGCGCCAAGATGGAGTCCTCCGAGCGGCCGTGGCAGCCCGTCGCCCGCGACCGCTACGTGTCGCCCGCGCTCCAGGCCTACGCGGCCCTGGCCACGTCGGCCGACCGCGGCGCCGTGCGCGACGTCGCCCGGCTGCGCCGGGGCTGA
- the gatB gene encoding Asp-tRNA(Asn)/Glu-tRNA(Gln) amidotransferase subunit GatB, whose translation MTAPSTATATSLVAYEDAVRRYDPVLGIEVHVELGTLTKMFCAAEVEYGGEPNTQVTPVSLGLPGALPVVNGKAVEYAIRIGLALNCSIAESCRFARKNYFYPDVPKNFQTSQYDEPIAYDGWIDVELEDGAVFRVEIERAHMEEDAGKNTHVGGATGRIQGAEYSLVDYNRAGIPLVEIVTRPIEGVGDRAPEVARAYVQTLRDIFRSLGVSEARMERGNVRADVNLSLRPTPESPLGTRTETKNVNSFRSVERAVRYEVSRQAGVLDAGLPVIQETRHFHEEDGTTSSGRVKSDAEDYRYFPEPDLVPVAPSREWVEEIRATLPELPVARRRRLQGEWGYADAEMRDVVNAGAIDLIEATVAAGTSAAGARKWWMGELARRAKQDEVSLEELSVAPAQIAQLQQLVESGRINDKIARQVLDGVLAGEGDPEAVVAARGLEVVSDDGALLTAIDEALAAQPDIVEKVRGGNQGPVGAIIGAVMKATKGQADAKRVRELVLDRIAQ comes from the coding sequence ATGACCGCACCGTCGACCGCCACGGCCACGAGCCTGGTCGCCTACGAGGACGCCGTCCGCCGCTACGACCCGGTGCTGGGCATCGAGGTGCACGTGGAGCTCGGCACGCTGACCAAGATGTTCTGCGCGGCCGAGGTCGAGTACGGCGGCGAGCCCAACACGCAGGTGACCCCGGTGAGCCTCGGGCTGCCGGGCGCGCTGCCGGTCGTGAACGGCAAGGCCGTCGAGTACGCGATCCGCATCGGCCTCGCGCTGAACTGCAGCATCGCCGAGAGCTGCCGGTTCGCCCGGAAGAACTACTTCTACCCGGACGTCCCGAAGAACTTCCAGACGTCGCAGTACGACGAGCCGATCGCCTACGACGGCTGGATCGACGTCGAGCTGGAGGACGGCGCGGTGTTCCGCGTCGAGATCGAGCGCGCGCACATGGAGGAGGACGCCGGCAAGAACACCCACGTGGGTGGCGCGACCGGCCGCATCCAGGGCGCCGAGTACTCGCTCGTCGACTACAACCGCGCCGGCATCCCGCTGGTGGAGATCGTCACGCGGCCCATCGAGGGCGTCGGCGACCGTGCCCCCGAGGTGGCGCGGGCCTACGTGCAGACGCTGCGCGACATCTTCCGCTCGCTGGGGGTCTCCGAGGCCCGCATGGAGCGCGGCAACGTCCGCGCCGACGTGAACCTGTCGCTGCGGCCCACGCCCGAGTCGCCCCTGGGCACGCGCACCGAGACCAAGAACGTGAACTCGTTCCGCTCGGTCGAGCGCGCCGTCCGCTACGAGGTGTCCCGTCAGGCGGGCGTGCTCGACGCCGGCCTCCCGGTCATCCAGGAGACGCGCCACTTCCACGAGGAGGACGGCACCACGTCGTCGGGCCGCGTGAAGTCGGACGCCGAGGACTACCGCTACTTCCCCGAGCCCGACCTGGTGCCCGTGGCCCCGAGCCGCGAGTGGGTTGAGGAGATCCGGGCGACCCTGCCGGAGCTCCCCGTCGCGCGCCGTCGTCGGCTCCAGGGGGAGTGGGGCTACGCCGACGCCGAGATGCGCGACGTCGTCAACGCCGGCGCGATCGACCTCATCGAGGCGACCGTCGCGGCCGGCACGAGCGCCGCGGGCGCCCGCAAGTGGTGGATGGGCGAGCTCGCCCGTCGTGCCAAGCAGGACGAGGTCTCGCTCGAGGAGCTCTCGGTCGCTCCGGCGCAGATCGCCCAGCTCCAGCAGCTCGTGGAGTCCGGCCGGATCAACGACAAGATCGCCCGCCAGGTGCTCGACGGCGTGCTCGCCGGCGAGGGCGACCCGGAGGCGGTCGTCGCGGCCCGCGGCCTCGAGGTCGTGTCCGACGACGGCGCCCTGCTCACCGCGATCGACGAGGCGCTGGCGGCTCAGCCCGACATCGTCGAGAAGGTCCGCGGCGGCAACCAGGGTCCGGTCGGCGCGATCATCGGCGCCGTCATGAAGGCGACCAAGGGCCAGGCCGACGCCAAGCGGGTCCGCGAGCTCGTGCTGGATCGGATCGCGCAGTGA
- a CDS encoding GNAT family N-acetyltransferase: protein MTPEHETAPRTTATAAAGRPAPPGLVRRATADDAAEVAWLAALTFPLACPPGTLPADMAAHIAHKLTPAHFRTWVTSPEHALIVHDDGDRLLGYALLVRGAPGSAAEIEAIHAATGCEAPYVELSKIYVHPDVLGGGVAAALMRGAVDAAAELGAGLPFWLATNKANARAQAFYRKSGFEAVGERTNRVGDQDHHDLVLLRTRP from the coding sequence GTGACACCTGAGCACGAGACAGCGCCGCGCACCACAGCCACAGCCGCAGCCGGCCGCCCGGCGCCACCCGGCCTCGTCCGCAGGGCGACCGCGGACGACGCGGCCGAGGTCGCGTGGCTCGCCGCCCTGACCTTTCCCCTGGCGTGCCCGCCGGGCACGCTGCCCGCCGACATGGCCGCGCACATCGCGCACAAGCTGACGCCGGCCCACTTCCGCACATGGGTCACCAGCCCCGAGCACGCGCTGATCGTGCACGACGACGGCGACCGGCTGCTCGGCTACGCGCTCCTGGTCCGCGGCGCGCCCGGCAGCGCGGCGGAGATCGAGGCCATCCATGCGGCGACCGGGTGCGAGGCCCCGTACGTGGAGCTGTCCAAGATCTACGTGCACCCGGACGTCCTGGGCGGCGGGGTCGCCGCAGCCCTCATGCGGGGCGCGGTCGACGCCGCCGCCGAGCTCGGCGCCGGTCTCCCGTTCTGGCTCGCCACGAACAAGGCCAACGCGCGCGCCCAGGCCTTCTACCGCAAGAGCGGTTTCGAGGCGGTCGGCGAGCGCACCAACCGGGTGGGCGACCAGGACCACCACGACCTCGTGCTGCTCCGCACCCGCCCCTAG
- the gatC gene encoding Asp-tRNA(Asn)/Glu-tRNA(Gln) amidotransferase subunit GatC: MSTISRDEVARVAALARIDLRTDEVDRLAGELDVIVESVARISEVATADVPATSHPLPLTNVFRDDVPEAPLPVEDVLAGAPQQENGRFAVPQILGEE; the protein is encoded by the coding sequence ATGTCCACCATCTCCCGTGACGAGGTCGCGCGCGTGGCTGCGCTGGCACGGATCGATCTGCGAACGGACGAGGTCGACCGCCTCGCCGGCGAGCTCGACGTGATCGTCGAGTCCGTCGCTCGCATCAGCGAGGTCGCCACCGCAGACGTGCCCGCCACGAGCCACCCCCTCCCGCTGACGAACGTGTTCCGAGACGACGTGCCCGAGGCCCCGCTGCCGGTCGAGGACGTCCTGGCCGGAGCCCCGCAGCAGGAGAACGGCCGGTTCGCGGTCCCGCAGATCCTTGGCGAAGAGTGA
- a CDS encoding sugar phosphate isomerase/epimerase family protein — protein MESRTDVNRRNFLRLAGGTVAVGAATLAGAGLAGSAAAATFAPAAPAAAAAGKGGGRVLVPAGHIGIQLYSIRDKVSSLGFRTVFERLADMGYAEVEFAGYTQGQVGAITPEQIRQLLDDNGLKAVGSHRGISDFANNMEQELDIAETLGMEHVGTAQAPTNNRTVAGYLAAAEQFNGFGAAARARGLKFYQHNHDGEFSFATDNPDVRLYDVFYDNTDPRKVFLEMDVYWAFVGKHRYPGFEPVDYVKRNPHRYPLLHLKDGDANPANTGGYDIVEFGAGDLPYTEFLSALQGSGRRHGIWEQDNAGTVAAPGFPVDSFGNAERSYVEIRSLRAKRC, from the coding sequence ATGGAATCACGCACTGACGTCAACCGCAGGAACTTTCTGAGGCTTGCCGGCGGCACCGTGGCCGTGGGTGCGGCAACGCTGGCCGGTGCCGGTCTCGCGGGCAGCGCTGCCGCGGCGACGTTCGCCCCGGCCGCCCCCGCGGCGGCCGCCGCGGGCAAGGGCGGGGGCCGTGTGCTCGTGCCCGCGGGTCACATCGGCATCCAGCTGTACTCGATCAGGGACAAGGTCTCGTCGCTCGGCTTCCGCACCGTGTTCGAGCGGCTGGCCGACATGGGCTACGCCGAGGTCGAGTTCGCCGGCTACACGCAGGGCCAGGTCGGGGCGATCACGCCGGAGCAGATCCGGCAGCTCCTCGACGACAACGGCCTGAAGGCCGTGGGCTCCCACCGTGGCATCTCGGACTTCGCCAACAACATGGAGCAGGAGCTCGACATCGCCGAGACCCTGGGCATGGAGCACGTCGGCACCGCGCAGGCTCCGACGAACAACCGCACGGTCGCCGGCTACCTCGCCGCCGCCGAGCAGTTCAACGGCTTCGGGGCGGCGGCGCGCGCCCGCGGCCTGAAGTTCTACCAGCACAACCACGACGGCGAGTTCAGCTTCGCCACCGACAACCCGGACGTCCGGCTCTACGACGTCTTCTACGACAACACCGACCCGCGCAAGGTCTTCCTCGAGATGGACGTCTACTGGGCGTTCGTGGGCAAGCACCGCTACCCGGGCTTCGAGCCGGTGGACTACGTCAAGCGCAACCCGCACCGCTACCCGCTCCTGCACCTCAAGGACGGCGACGCGAACCCCGCCAACACCGGGGGCTACGACATCGTGGAGTTCGGCGCCGGCGACCTGCCGTACACCGAGTTCCTGTCCGCGCTCCAGGGCTCCGGACGGCGGCACGGCATCTGGGAGCAGGACAACGCCGGCACGGTGGCCGCGCCGGGCTTCCCGGTCGACTCGTTCGGCAACGCCGAGCGTTCCTACGTCGAGATCCGGTCGCTGCGCGCCAAGCGCTGCTGA
- a CDS encoding GNAT family N-acetyltransferase codes for MTRGPLLHGDMTRLRPIEARDGERLWEAVQDPEGTRLTGTTAVFTRDQIDEWAATVSDRPGRYDWAICPGAMRDGKPVSDEMIGEIVLNDLDEAVRSANLRLQLLPNYRGRGYGREAIAEVLQFAFDGAEGEPGPGLHRVSLDVLSINPRAQALYESLGFREEGRLRDVYRDGDTWADAVVMSILEDEYRALRD; via the coding sequence GTGACCCGCGGCCCCCTGCTGCACGGCGACATGACCCGGCTGCGGCCCATCGAGGCCCGCGACGGGGAGCGTCTCTGGGAGGCGGTGCAGGACCCGGAGGGCACCCGCCTGACGGGTACCACCGCCGTCTTCACGCGCGACCAGATCGACGAGTGGGCGGCCACCGTCAGCGACCGGCCGGGCCGGTACGACTGGGCGATCTGCCCGGGCGCTATGCGGGACGGCAAGCCGGTCAGCGACGAGATGATCGGCGAGATCGTGCTGAACGACCTCGACGAGGCCGTCCGCTCGGCGAACCTGCGGCTCCAGCTCCTGCCGAACTACCGGGGCCGCGGGTACGGCCGGGAGGCCATCGCCGAGGTGCTGCAGTTCGCGTTCGACGGCGCCGAGGGCGAGCCCGGACCGGGCCTGCACCGGGTGAGCCTGGACGTGCTCAGCATCAACCCGCGCGCCCAGGCGCTCTACGAGTCGCTCGGCTTCCGCGAGGAGGGCCGGCTACGGGACGTCTACCGCGACGGCGACACGTGGGCGGACGCCGTCGTCATGAGCATCCTCGAGGACGAGTACCGGGCGCTGCGGGACTGA
- a CDS encoding CBS domain-containing protein yields the protein MRVTEALRRKGGSVVTISQDRSVRELLAVLAEHRIGAVVVSDDGVTVDGIVSERDVVRRLHSDGDGVLDGPVGAIMTAAVHTCGPDATLDELMPVMTEHRVRHVPVLVDARLTGIVSIGDVVKHRIAEVQAERDQLTAYITGGP from the coding sequence ATGCGCGTGACCGAGGCCCTGCGCCGCAAGGGCGGCTCCGTGGTGACCATCTCCCAGGACCGCAGCGTGCGCGAGCTGCTCGCCGTCCTCGCCGAGCACCGTATCGGCGCGGTCGTGGTGTCCGACGACGGCGTCACCGTCGACGGCATCGTCAGCGAGCGCGACGTCGTGCGTCGGCTCCACTCGGACGGCGACGGCGTGCTCGACGGCCCGGTCGGGGCGATCATGACCGCCGCGGTGCACACCTGCGGCCCCGACGCCACGCTCGACGAGCTCATGCCCGTGATGACGGAGCACCGGGTGCGGCACGTGCCCGTGCTCGTGGACGCCCGGCTGACGGGGATCGTGAGCATCGGCGACGTGGTCAAGCACCGCATCGCCGAGGTGCAGGCCGAGCGCGACCAGCTCACCGCCTACATCACGGGCGGCCCCTGA
- a CDS encoding PQQ-dependent sugar dehydrogenase — translation MKSIETRSHARQKRTFAALAAAALVGTALVAGPTAAAHPGHDGHDDETSAADTDWANYEKVLLTKDVGEPIDMAVLPDLRVLHTARNGEVRVTDPATGVTNVTNTLDVYSNSEDGLQGIALAPDFEESNEVYLVYAPRDADGDGVTDTPSGNAPNTLPAGEDASYWDQWVGVNRLAKFTWTGDELDPASEQPILDIEVQRGQCCHVGADIDFDAEGNLYLSSGDNTPAGTPGANGYAPNNDAPNMNPGFDARRGAGSTNDLRGKILRIDVKDEIPAGAPPGEGSTYDIPEGNLFAPGTEATRPEIFVMGVRNPFRIEVDPETNSLTWGDYGPDAGAANADRGPMGYVEWNAVGLDDPHNAGWPYCHGPNAAYNEWNFETATPREFFDCDAPVNNSRWNTGLTDLPPSRAATLYYGDQPGQQPRDELVNFGTGSGQAPMGGPVYHYDADSTAPGKLPEYWDGKAFFGEFSQDYLAAFSVDWSTFEVGEIEDFLPNTALTAAGMPINDNPIDLEFGPDGSLYVLEYGDGFFRQNPDSGLYRIDYAEGNKAPQAVFTATPESSPSAPVEVEFDATGSSDPDGDTLTYEWDVDGDGTFDLTGPEVTHTYTELGVYTARLRVTDESGKRTLTSTSISVGNEAPEIDVSFPADGGFFEWGDEVAFEVTTSDAEDGTETVCERVAWSYGLGHDEHAHPEVSGTGCTGVFPTDPNSPEHGAGALLYGAVVITYTDGGANGLPPAASEATLRLNPKLQQAEHGTLKGVEVVPDEAASAGAYVTGLGKKDSIALQRVSLSGIDGATATVRGKGELQLRWGSPTAKPFAKAKVKKGSAWRDVDLSFRDNDRTGTLYITATGTLDVDAITMTGEGVGTPPAAAQDSTGPTGAARTEGEQ, via the coding sequence ATGAAGAGTATCGAGACGCGCTCTCACGCGCGCCAAAAGAGAACGTTCGCGGCGCTCGCGGCGGCCGCCCTGGTCGGCACGGCGCTCGTCGCCGGTCCGACGGCGGCCGCCCACCCCGGGCACGACGGGCACGACGACGAGACCTCCGCGGCCGACACCGACTGGGCCAACTACGAGAAGGTCCTGCTCACCAAGGACGTCGGCGAGCCGATCGACATGGCGGTCCTGCCCGACCTCCGCGTGCTGCACACGGCGCGCAACGGCGAGGTACGGGTGACCGACCCCGCGACCGGCGTCACCAACGTGACCAACACCCTCGACGTCTACTCCAACTCGGAGGACGGCCTGCAGGGCATCGCCCTGGCGCCCGACTTCGAGGAGAGCAACGAGGTCTACCTCGTGTACGCGCCCCGGGACGCCGACGGCGACGGCGTGACGGACACGCCGTCGGGCAACGCGCCCAACACCCTGCCCGCGGGCGAGGACGCGAGCTACTGGGACCAGTGGGTGGGCGTGAACCGCCTGGCCAAGTTCACCTGGACCGGCGACGAGCTCGACCCCGCGTCCGAGCAGCCGATCCTCGACATCGAGGTGCAGCGCGGCCAGTGCTGCCACGTCGGCGCCGACATCGACTTCGACGCCGAGGGCAACCTCTACCTGTCGAGCGGTGACAACACCCCGGCCGGCACGCCGGGCGCCAACGGCTACGCCCCCAACAACGACGCGCCGAACATGAACCCGGGCTTCGACGCGCGGCGCGGTGCGGGCAGCACCAACGACCTGCGGGGCAAGATCCTGCGGATCGACGTCAAGGACGAGATCCCGGCCGGCGCCCCGCCGGGCGAGGGCAGCACGTACGACATCCCCGAGGGCAACCTGTTCGCCCCGGGCACCGAGGCCACGCGTCCCGAGATCTTCGTGATGGGTGTGCGCAACCCGTTCCGCATCGAGGTCGACCCCGAGACCAACTCCCTGACCTGGGGCGACTACGGGCCCGACGCCGGCGCCGCGAACGCGGACCGCGGGCCCATGGGCTACGTGGAGTGGAACGCCGTGGGGCTCGACGACCCGCACAACGCCGGCTGGCCCTACTGCCACGGCCCGAACGCGGCCTACAACGAGTGGAACTTCGAGACCGCCACCCCGCGCGAGTTCTTCGACTGCGATGCGCCCGTCAACAACTCCCGCTGGAACACGGGTCTGACCGACCTGCCCCCGTCGCGGGCGGCCACGCTGTACTACGGCGACCAGCCGGGCCAGCAGCCGCGTGACGAGCTCGTCAACTTCGGCACGGGCAGCGGCCAGGCGCCCATGGGCGGCCCGGTCTACCACTACGACGCCGACAGCACGGCGCCCGGCAAGCTCCCGGAGTACTGGGACGGCAAGGCGTTCTTCGGCGAGTTCTCCCAGGACTACCTCGCCGCGTTCAGCGTGGACTGGTCCACGTTCGAGGTCGGCGAGATCGAGGACTTCCTGCCCAACACGGCCCTGACCGCCGCGGGCATGCCGATCAACGACAACCCGATCGACCTCGAGTTCGGCCCGGACGGGTCGCTCTACGTCCTGGAGTACGGCGACGGCTTCTTCCGGCAGAACCCGGACTCCGGGCTCTACCGGATCGACTACGCCGAGGGCAACAAGGCGCCGCAGGCCGTGTTCACGGCCACCCCGGAGTCGTCCCCGTCCGCGCCGGTGGAGGTCGAGTTCGACGCGACGGGCTCCAGCGACCCGGACGGCGACACGCTCACGTACGAGTGGGACGTCGACGGTGACGGCACCTTCGACCTGACCGGACCCGAGGTCACCCACACCTACACGGAGCTCGGCGTCTACACCGCGCGCCTGCGGGTCACCGACGAGAGCGGCAAGCGCACCCTGACCTCCACGTCGATCAGCGTCGGCAACGAGGCACCCGAGATCGACGTCAGCTTCCCGGCCGACGGCGGGTTCTTCGAGTGGGGCGACGAGGTGGCCTTCGAGGTGACCACGAGCGACGCCGAGGACGGCACCGAGACGGTGTGCGAGCGGGTCGCCTGGTCGTACGGCCTGGGCCACGACGAGCACGCGCACCCCGAGGTCTCGGGCACGGGCTGCACGGGTGTGTTCCCGACCGACCCCAACTCCCCTGAGCACGGCGCCGGCGCGCTCCTGTACGGCGCCGTCGTCATCACCTACACCGACGGCGGGGCCAACGGCCTGCCGCCCGCCGCGAGCGAGGCGACCCTGCGCCTGAACCCGAAGCTGCAGCAGGCGGAGCACGGGACGCTCAAGGGCGTCGAGGTGGTCCCGGACGAGGCGGCCTCGGCCGGCGCGTACGTGACCGGCCTGGGCAAGAAGGACTCGATCGCCCTGCAGCGGGTGAGCCTGTCCGGGATCGACGGCGCGACCGCCACGGTCCGCGGCAAGGGTGAGCTCCAGCTCCGCTGGGGATCGCCCACCGCCAAGCCGTTCGCCAAGGCGAAGGTGAAGAAGGGGAGCGCCTGGCGCGACGTCGACCTGTCGTTCCGCGACAACGACCGCACGGGAACGCTCTACATCACGGCGACGGGCACGCTCGACGTCGACGCGATCACGATGACCGGCGAGGGCGTGGGCACGCCCCCGGCCGCAGCACAGGACTCGACCGGCCCGACCGGGGCCGCTCGGACAGAAGGAGAGCAGTGA
- the gatA gene encoding Asp-tRNA(Asn)/Glu-tRNA(Gln) amidotransferase subunit GatA, whose protein sequence is MGTSDMTNDITRLSASDLASALRDKTITSVEATQAHLDRIAAVDGDLHAFLHVSSAEALATAAEVDAKRAAGEELHPLAGVPIAVKDVVVTKGLPTTAGSKILENWVPPYDATLVERIKAAGLPILGKTNMDEFAMGSSTEHSAFGNTKNPWDLDRIPGGSGGGSAAAVAGFEAPLAIGTDTGGSIRQPGAVTGTVGVKPTYGGVSRYGLIAMASSLDQAGPVTRTVLDAALLHELIGGYDHHDSTSINEPVPGVVAAAELGAKGDLKGLRVGVVKELSGEGYQAGVSARFEESLDQLRALGAEIVEVSCPSFTHALDAYYLIMPAEASSNLAKFDGMRFGLRVEPAEGPVTAERVMGATRGAGFGDEVKRRVILGTYALSAGYYDAYYGSAQKVRTLIQRDFAAAFEQADVLVSPTAPTTAFKFGEKLDDPLAMYLNDVATIPANLAGVPGMSLPNGLSDDGLPVGFQILAPAKADDRLYRVGAALEAALESGWGGPLLNQAPELKTTELAR, encoded by the coding sequence ATGGGTACCAGCGACATGACGAACGACATCACCCGGCTCAGCGCGTCCGACCTCGCGTCCGCGCTGCGCGACAAGACCATCACCAGCGTCGAGGCCACGCAGGCCCACCTGGACCGGATCGCCGCCGTCGACGGCGACCTGCACGCGTTCCTGCACGTCTCCTCCGCCGAGGCGCTGGCGACGGCCGCCGAGGTCGACGCGAAGCGCGCCGCCGGCGAGGAGCTGCACCCGCTCGCGGGCGTGCCCATCGCGGTCAAGGACGTCGTGGTGACCAAGGGCCTGCCCACCACCGCGGGGTCGAAGATCCTCGAGAACTGGGTCCCGCCGTACGACGCGACCCTCGTGGAGCGCATCAAGGCCGCGGGCCTGCCGATCCTCGGCAAGACCAACATGGACGAGTTCGCCATGGGCTCCTCGACGGAGCACTCGGCGTTCGGCAACACCAAGAACCCGTGGGACCTCGACCGCATCCCCGGCGGGTCCGGCGGTGGCTCCGCCGCCGCGGTGGCCGGCTTCGAGGCCCCCCTGGCGATCGGCACCGACACCGGCGGCTCGATCCGCCAGCCCGGCGCCGTCACCGGCACCGTCGGCGTCAAGCCCACCTACGGTGGCGTCTCCCGCTACGGCCTGATCGCCATGGCGTCGTCGCTCGACCAGGCCGGCCCCGTGACGCGCACCGTGCTCGACGCCGCGCTGCTGCACGAGCTCATCGGCGGGTACGACCACCACGACTCGACGTCGATCAACGAGCCGGTCCCCGGCGTCGTCGCCGCCGCGGAGCTGGGCGCGAAGGGCGACCTCAAGGGCCTGCGCGTCGGCGTCGTCAAGGAGCTCTCGGGCGAGGGCTACCAGGCCGGCGTGTCCGCCCGCTTCGAGGAGTCGCTCGACCAGCTCCGCGCGCTCGGTGCCGAGATCGTCGAGGTCTCGTGCCCCAGCTTCACGCACGCGCTCGACGCGTACTACCTGATCATGCCCGCCGAGGCGTCCAGCAACCTGGCCAAGTTCGACGGCATGCGCTTCGGCCTGCGCGTCGAGCCGGCCGAGGGCCCCGTCACCGCGGAGCGCGTCATGGGCGCCACCCGTGGCGCGGGCTTCGGCGACGAGGTCAAGCGCCGCGTCATCCTCGGCACGTACGCCCTGTCCGCCGGGTACTACGACGCCTACTACGGCAGCGCGCAGAAGGTCCGCACGCTGATCCAGCGCGACTTCGCCGCCGCGTTCGAGCAGGCCGACGTGCTGGTCTCGCCCACGGCGCCGACCACGGCGTTCAAGTTCGGCGAGAAGCTCGACGACCCGCTGGCGATGTACCTCAACGACGTCGCCACGATCCCGGCCAACCTCGCGGGCGTGCCCGGCATGTCGCTGCCCAACGGCCTGTCCGACGACGGCCTCCCGGTCGGCTTCCAGATCCTCGCCCCCGCCAAGGCCGACGACCGCCTGTACCGCGTCGGCGCCGCCCTCGAGGCGGCCCTCGAGAGCGGCTGGGGCGGCCCCCTCCTGAACCAGGCACCCGAACTCAAGACCACGGAGCTCGCCCGATGA